The following coding sequences lie in one Glycine max cultivar Williams 82 chromosome 19, Glycine_max_v4.0, whole genome shotgun sequence genomic window:
- the LOC100814141 gene encoding cell division cycle protein 48 homolog, with the protein MADQPESSDAKGTKRDFSTAILERKKALNRLVVDEAVNDDNSVVALHPDTMEKLQLFRGDTILIKGKKRKDTVCIALADETCEEPKIRMNKVVRNNLRVRLGDVVSVHQCPDVKYGKRVHILPVDDTIEGVTGNLFDAYLKPYFLEAYRPVRKGDLFLVRGGMRSVEFKVIETDPSEYCVVAPDTEIFCEGEPVKREDENRLDEVGYDDVGGVRKQMAQIRELVELPLRHPQLFKSIGVKPPKGILLYGPPGSGKTLIARAVANETGAFFFCINGPEIMSKLAGESESNLRKAFEEAEKNAPSIIFIDEIDSIAPKREKTHGEVERRIVSQLLTLMDGLKSRAHVIVIGATNRPNSIDPALRRFGRFDREIDIGVPDEVGRLEVLRIHTKNMKLAEDVDLERISKDTHGYVGADLAALCTEAALQCIREKMDVIDLEDETIDAEILNSMAVTNEHFQTALGSSNPSALRETVVEVPNVSWEDIGGLENVKRELQETVQYPVEHPEKFEKFGMSPSKGVLFYGPPGCGKTLLAKAIANECQANFISVKGPELLTMWFGESEANVREIFDKARGSAPCVLFFDELDSIATQRGSSVGDAGGAADRVLNQLLTEMDGMSAKKTVFIIGATNRPDIIDPALLRPGRLDQLIYIPLPDEDSRHQIFKACLRKSPVSKDVDLRALAKYTQGFSGADITEICQRACKYAIRENIEKDIERERRKRDNPEAMEEDDVEDEIAEIKAAHFEESMKYARRSVSDADIRKYQAFAQTLQQSRGFGSEFRFADSTSSGGAATASDPFASAGGADEDDLYS; encoded by the exons ATGGCCGATCAACCTGAATCATCGGACGC TAAGGGCACCAAGAGAGATTTCAGCACCGCGATTTTGGAGCGTAAGAAGGCTCTGAATCGGCTTGTGGTTGATGAGGCCGTCAACGATGACAACTCTGTCGTCGCTCTTCATCCTGATACCATGGAGAAACTTCAACTCTTTCGTGGTGACACCATCTTGATCAAG ggaaagaaaaggaaagatacAGTCTGTATCGCACTTGCCGATGAGACATGTGaggaaccaaaaataagaatgaaCAAGGTTGTGAGAAACAACCTTAGGGTTAGGCTTGGAGATGTTGTTTCGGTACATCAGTGTCCTGATGTCAAATATGGAAAGCGAGTCCACATTCTTCCTGTGGATGATACTATTGAAGGAGTAACAGGAAACCTCTTTGATGCCTACTTAAAAC CTTATTTCCTGGAGGCATATCGACCAGTGAGGAAGGGTGACCTCTTCCTTGTGAGAGGGGGAATGAGGAGTGTTGAGTTCAAGGTTATTGAAACTGACCCTTCTGAGTACTGTGTTGTCGCCCCAGACACAGAGATCTTCTGTGAAGGAGAGCCTGTTAAAAGGGAAGATGAGAATAGATTAGACGAGGTTGGATATGATGATGTTGGTGGTGTAAGAAAGCAGATGGCACAGATCCGGGAATTAGTGGAACTGCCACTGAGGCACCCACAGTTATTCAAGTCTATTGGTGTTAAGCCACCAAAAGGAATTCTGCTGTACGGACCCCCAGGGTCTGGTAAGACTTTAATTGCTCGAGCAGTTGCAAATGAAACTGGTGCCTTCTTTTTCTGCATCAATGGACCTGAGATCATGTCAAAGCTGGCTGGTGAAAGTGAAAGCAATCTGAGGAAGGCATTTGAGGAAGCAGAGAAAAATGCGCCATCCATTATCTTCATTGATGAGATAGATTCAATAGCTCCAAAGAGGGAGAAGACTCATGGTGAAGTGGAGCGGAGGATTGTTTCCCAGCTCTTGACCCTCATGGATGGTCTTAAATCACGTGCTCATGTAATTGTTATTGGAGCCACAAATCGCCCCAACAGCATTGACCCTGCTCTTAGGAGGTTCGGAAGATTTGACCGGGAGATAGATATTGGTGTTCCTGATGAAGTTGGGCGTCTTGAGGTTCTTCGAATTCATACAAAGAACATGAAACTCGCTGAAGAT GTTGATTTGGAAAGAATATCCAAGGACACACATGGTTATGTTGGTGCTGATCTAGCTGCTTTGTGTACTGAAGCTGCACTTCAATGCATCAGAGAGAAAATGGATGTGATTGACTTGGAAGATGAGACAATTGATGCTGAAATATTGAACTCCATGGCAGTGACAAATGAGCATTTCCAGACTGCTCTTGGATCAAGCAACCCTTCTGCTCTCCGTGAAACA GTTGTTGAAGTGCCCAATGTCAGCTGGGAAGATATTGGTGGTCTTGAAAATGTTAAGAGGGAACTCCAAGAG aCTGTTCAATATCCAGTGGAACACCCTGAAAAATTTGAGAAGTTTGGAATGTCACCTTCGAAGGGAGTTCTCTTTTATGGTCCTCCTGGTTGTGGTAAAACACTTTTGGCAAAAGCTATTGCCAATGAATGTCAAGCAAACTTCATAAGTGTCAAAGGTCCTGAGCTACTCACAATGTGGTTTGGAGAAAGTGAGGCTAATGTGAGGGAAATTTTTGACAAGGCTCGCGGTTCTGCTCCATGTGTCCTATTCTTTGATGAACTTGACTCTATTGCAACTCAG AGGGGTAGTAGTGTCGGAGATGCTGGTGGTGCTGCTGACAGGGTTTTGAACCAACTGCTTACAGAAATGGATGGAATGTCGGCGAAGAAAACTGTGTTCATCATTGGGGCCACTAATCGACCAGATATTATTGACCCAGCTCTTCTGCGTCCAGGTCGTCTCGACCAGTTGATTTATATCCCTCTCCCAGATGAGGACTCCCGTCATCAGATATTTAAAGCTTGCTTGAGGAAATCCCCAGTCTCGAAAGATGTTGATCTTAGGGCGCTTGCCAAGTACACTCAGGGTTTCAGTGGTGCTGATATAACAGAGATTTGCCAGCGCGCGTGCAAGTATGCCATTAGAGAGAACATTGAGAAG GACATTGAGAGAGAAAGGAGGAAAAGAGATAACCCTGAAGCAATGGAAGAGGATGATGTTGAAGATGAAATAGCAGAAATCAAGGCAGCTCATTTTGAGGAATCAATGAAATATGCTCGAAGGAGTGTTAGCGATGCCGACATTCGCAAGTACCAGGCATTTGCCCAAACATTACAGCAGTCAAGAGGGTTTGGAAGTGAGTTCAGGTTTGCAGATTCCACCTCCAGTGGTGGTGCTGCCACCGCatctgatccatttgcttctgCTGGTGGAGCTGATGAAGATGATCTTTACAGTTAG
- the LOC100499690 gene encoding Membrane magnesium transporter-like has translation MGLALIVGLLGLLILFHAAYSTIQYRGLLKITEEEFSGPPFDVVIELFLGLLLCFWAALTAPGKFLSIHPHSEDNRIVSLPANLDFMIFNHRGKAFPVEMDLKLRQ, from the exons ATGGGTCTAGCTTTAATCGTCGGACTCCTCGGCCTTCTGATTCTATTTCACGCCGCTTATTCAACTATTCAGT ATAGGGGCCTTTTGAAGATTACGGAGGAAGAGTTTTCAGGGCCTCCATTCGAC GTGGTGATTGAGCTGTTTCTTGGATTGTTGCTTTGTTTTTGGGCTGCCCTCACTGCGCCGGGGAAGTTTCTATCCATACATCCTCACTCTGAAGATAACAG AATTGTCTCTTTACCTGCCAACCTAGACTTCATGATCTTCAACCACCGAGGCAAGGCCTTTCCTGTGGAAATGGATTTGAAGCTGAGACAATGA